From Gemmatimonadota bacterium, a single genomic window includes:
- a CDS encoding tetratricopeptide repeat protein: protein MLSWTSLYSFIGNSLMGTTATDPVRAAEHPILAWFQTHQRAVGIAAGVVFVLALAGWYVVESGRRKQVQALNALDQARNSMEAGNYPEASTGFQKVSQNYSGTDAAYEASLALNQVRMLSGQSQLAVDDLRKLVAANPPGAHGAAARAHLGMALENTGKPSEAAAEYLKAADLAPEVFRKVDALLNAARTYRLAGKEAEAVTVLSDLIKAYPRETAGVAEAEVRLAEITRGK from the coding sequence ATGTTATCTTGGACGTCTCTTTACTCCTTCATAGGCAATTCGCTGATGGGCACAACTGCAACTGATCCGGTCCGGGCCGCCGAGCATCCAATTCTCGCTTGGTTTCAGACCCACCAGCGGGCGGTCGGTATCGCCGCAGGGGTCGTTTTCGTCCTGGCTCTCGCGGGCTGGTACGTGGTGGAAAGCGGCCGCCGGAAGCAGGTCCAGGCCCTGAACGCCCTGGATCAGGCTCGGAATTCGATGGAGGCTGGAAACTATCCGGAGGCATCGACCGGGTTTCAGAAGGTCAGCCAGAACTATTCGGGTACCGATGCGGCGTACGAGGCGTCCTTGGCTCTGAACCAGGTCCGGATGCTATCCGGCCAAAGTCAGTTGGCGGTCGACGACCTTCGGAAGCTGGTGGCGGCGAACCCCCCGGGGGCTCATGGCGCCGCCGCTCGGGCCCACCTTGGGATGGCTCTCGAGAACACCGGGAAGCCGTCCGAGGCCGCGGCCGAGTACCTCAAGGCGGCCGATCTCGCGCCGGAGGTCTTCCGCAAGGTGGATGCGCTCCTGAACGCCGCCAGGACCTACCGGCTGGCGGGGAAGGAAGCCGAGGCGGTTACGGTCCTTTCGGACCTGATTAAGGCCTACCCGCGCGAAACGGCCGGCGTGGCGGAGGCCGAGGTCCGGCTGGCGGAGATTACCAGGGGTAAGTAA
- the dapF gene encoding diaminopimelate epimerase: protein MSSRFYKMSGSGNDFVVVDGREHHLADWTPERIRRVCDRRRGVGADGVVHLSVAQDGAIRMMYFNADGSPADMCGNAALCSTRLAVRLGLANPEHIALATDAGRLESRCVGPGFLAELKFPTANLPVPILIPLHPGEQRAFQGTIGVPHTIVFVDKVAAVDVETRGRELRHAPIFGGAGSNINFIGPTGDRTTPWEIRTYERGVEAETLACGTGTIAAALAVGSAGLSELPIQIRAGSGCIYSVAAALDGTQATDVWLCGEGRLVFSGEFEPGLSG from the coding sequence ATGAGCTCCCGGTTCTACAAGATGTCGGGGTCGGGAAATGACTTCGTGGTCGTGGACGGCCGCGAGCACCATCTGGCCGACTGGACTCCGGAGCGGATCCGCCGGGTGTGTGACCGGCGGCGGGGCGTCGGAGCGGACGGCGTCGTTCACCTGTCAGTGGCACAGGACGGGGCCATCCGGATGATGTACTTCAACGCCGACGGGTCCCCCGCCGACATGTGCGGCAACGCCGCCCTCTGCTCCACTCGGCTGGCGGTCCGACTCGGGCTCGCCAACCCCGAGCATATCGCCCTCGCCACTGATGCCGGCCGGTTGGAAAGCCGCTGCGTTGGTCCCGGATTCTTGGCCGAGTTGAAATTCCCTACGGCCAACCTGCCGGTCCCGATCCTGATCCCGCTCCACCCGGGCGAGCAGCGGGCTTTTCAGGGAACCATTGGCGTGCCGCACACCATCGTCTTCGTCGACAAGGTTGCCGCCGTCGACGTCGAAACGAGGGGCAGGGAATTGCGCCATGCCCCGATCTTCGGCGGGGCGGGAAGTAACATCAACTTCATCGGCCCCACTGGGGACCGAACGACCCCCTGGGAGATCCGGACCTACGAACGGGGCGTTGAGGCCGAAACCCTGGCGTGCGGCACCGGAACCATCGCGGCCGCCCTGGCCGTCGGATCCGCCGGTTTGTCGGAGCTCCCGATTCAGATCAGGGCTGGGAGCGGATGTATCTATTCGGTTGCGGCCGCGCTCGATGGAACCCAGGCAACCGACGTCTGGCTCTGCGGCGAAGGGCGGCTAGTCTTTTCCGGGGAATTCGAGCCCGGCCTCAGCGGATAA
- a CDS encoding polyprenol monophosphomannose synthase, with translation MPERFLVILPTYDESENISQIVPAILEQDDRLEVLVVDDNSPDGTGRLADQLAAAIARVHVLHRPQKEGLGKAYLAGFAWGLERKFDRLLEMDADFSHDPKFLPKLLAAADSADLVVGSRYKSGVNVINWPMSRLLLSYCANIYVRWVTGLPLTDATGGFKCFRREVLEALPFERVRSNGYAFQIEMSFRAWRKKYRVVEIPIVFTDRVEGSSKMSKAIVREAAWMVWWLWIADRFGRL, from the coding sequence ATGCCTGAGCGGTTCCTGGTGATTCTCCCAACCTACGACGAGAGCGAGAACATCTCGCAGATCGTGCCGGCCATCCTCGAGCAGGATGACCGGCTCGAAGTCCTGGTGGTCGACGACAACTCGCCCGATGGCACCGGACGCCTGGCCGATCAGTTGGCGGCGGCCATCGCCCGGGTGCACGTGCTGCATCGGCCACAGAAAGAAGGCCTCGGCAAAGCGTACCTTGCCGGCTTTGCGTGGGGCCTCGAGCGGAAGTTTGACCGGCTGCTCGAAATGGACGCCGATTTCTCCCACGACCCCAAGTTTCTCCCCAAACTCCTCGCGGCCGCCGACTCGGCCGATCTGGTGGTCGGATCGCGGTACAAGAGCGGCGTCAACGTCATCAACTGGCCGATGTCCCGGCTCCTGCTGTCATACTGTGCCAACATCTACGTTCGGTGGGTCACGGGGCTGCCGCTGACCGACGCCACCGGCGGGTTCAAATGCTTCCGGCGTGAAGTGCTCGAGGCCCTTCCATTCGAGCGGGTCCGGTCGAACGGCTACGCCTTCCAAATCGAGATGAGTTTTCGGGCCTGGCGGAAGAAGTATCGGGTGGTCGAGATCCCGATTGTCTTCACCGACCGGGTCGAGGGCAGCAGCAAGATGAGCAAGGCCATCGTTCGCGAAGCGGCCTGGATGGTCTGGTGGCTGTGGATCGCCGACCGATTCGGGCGGCTATGA
- a CDS encoding flippase-like domain-containing protein, producing MPHCGPARPGGPASIPTPSPADARRGIRRRSVGSRRWRWIQAAVGLAIVGYALRFLIQNWVTIRTTPLEWRIRVVPIVASLGLVLATYGLLIESWRRVVNGWGAEIAWWSAARVWVLSSMGKYLPGKLWTIAGLGVLGREQGVPALTATASAIVLQLVSIATGALTVAVTGTAALEREHPAVRLVLWSLIGVAAVTLGLVLRPALLNWLLRRLGVDATIATPDPKAMAIGVVANGLAWTMYGVALYWLAAGLFVDSRLTLVQAIGAFTASYLAGFLFLLAPGGFGVRETVFFLVTESALGPAQALALAAVSRVGMTLADLLAAAPFVLARRRVHDGT from the coding sequence CTGCCGCATTGCGGGCCGGCGAGGCCTGGCGGGCCCGCCTCGATCCCGACACCATCGCCCGCCGATGCGAGGCGTGGTATCAGGAGGCGCTCGGTGGGTAGCCGCCGCTGGCGGTGGATTCAGGCGGCCGTGGGGCTGGCCATCGTTGGGTACGCCCTCCGGTTCTTGATCCAGAACTGGGTGACGATTCGAACGACCCCGCTCGAGTGGCGGATTCGGGTGGTCCCGATCGTCGCGAGCCTCGGGCTCGTCCTCGCCACCTACGGCCTGCTGATCGAGTCCTGGCGGCGAGTCGTGAACGGGTGGGGCGCCGAGATCGCCTGGTGGTCGGCGGCGCGGGTCTGGGTTCTCTCCAGCATGGGGAAGTACCTTCCCGGAAAGCTCTGGACCATTGCCGGCCTGGGCGTGCTCGGCCGGGAACAGGGGGTTCCGGCATTGACGGCCACGGCATCGGCGATCGTCCTGCAACTGGTGTCGATCGCAACCGGCGCGTTGACGGTGGCGGTGACGGGGACAGCCGCGCTCGAGCGCGAGCACCCGGCGGTTCGGTTGGTGCTCTGGTCGTTGATCGGGGTGGCCGCGGTCACGTTGGGCCTGGTCCTCCGGCCCGCGCTGTTGAACTGGCTCCTCCGGCGGCTTGGCGTTGACGCCACAATCGCAACGCCGGACCCCAAGGCAATGGCCATCGGAGTGGTGGCGAACGGACTCGCGTGGACGATGTACGGCGTCGCCTTGTACTGGCTCGCTGCCGGCCTCTTTGTCGACTCCAGGCTGACATTAGTCCAGGCAATCGGTGCCTTCACCGCATCGTACCTGGCCGGCTTCCTGTTTCTGCTCGCACCCGGAGGTTTTGGGGTCCGGGAAACGGTATTTTTCTTGGTCACGGAATCGGCCTTGGGGCCCGCCCAGGCGCTGGCACTGGCTGCGGTGTCCCGGGTCGGGATGACGCTCGCAGACTTGCTTGCGGCGGCGCCGTTCGTGTTGGCTCGGAGGAGGGTACATGACGGAACCTGA
- a CDS encoding glycosyltransferase family 4 protein has product MRVVFLTHNYPRFPGDVAGAFLHPLARALVGRGHDVRVVAPSDQGRGGSDSVDEIPVTRVRYASPGRERYAYSGRMQEALRSPAGLWTLLGMIRGLRRGARAQLSDQPTVVHAHWWFPAGLAVPAASPCVVTLHGTDARMLEQPGASWLAHRALRLGRVVTAVSSAIGDDVERRTGRAVSAAHVSPMPVVLSSHRSAGGGGLVFVGRLTSQKRVAMAIEAHAALLTEHPGLQFTIVGDGPERPALEAKVRALGTGHRVVFTGMVEPQAVARTMGHADLFLFPAEREGFGLAAVEALGAGVPVIACRDGGGVLDILREPGAGMIVDPGPTRIAQAVGILLGQPGARAAALRAGEAWRARLDPDTIARRCEAWYQEALGG; this is encoded by the coding sequence ATGCGGGTGGTGTTCCTCACCCATAACTATCCTCGGTTTCCCGGGGATGTAGCGGGCGCGTTCCTCCATCCATTGGCCAGGGCCCTGGTCGGACGGGGCCACGACGTTCGGGTGGTGGCACCGAGCGACCAGGGCCGGGGCGGCTCCGACTCGGTCGACGAGATCCCGGTCACCCGCGTCCGGTACGCCTCGCCGGGCCGGGAGCGCTATGCCTACTCGGGGCGGATGCAGGAAGCGCTTCGGTCGCCGGCCGGTCTTTGGACCCTGCTCGGGATGATCCGGGGCTTGAGGCGAGGGGCCCGGGCTCAACTGTCAGACCAGCCGACCGTGGTCCACGCCCATTGGTGGTTCCCGGCGGGGCTGGCCGTCCCGGCGGCGTCTCCCTGCGTGGTAACCCTCCACGGCACCGATGCCAGGATGCTGGAACAACCCGGAGCGTCATGGCTGGCCCATCGGGCACTCAGGCTCGGCCGGGTCGTCACGGCCGTGAGTAGCGCCATCGGCGACGACGTGGAACGACGCACCGGCCGGGCCGTGTCTGCGGCGCATGTGAGCCCGATGCCCGTCGTCCTTAGCTCTCACCGGTCGGCCGGCGGCGGCGGATTGGTGTTCGTCGGCCGACTCACCAGTCAGAAACGCGTCGCCATGGCCATCGAGGCGCACGCGGCCCTCCTGACCGAGCATCCCGGTCTCCAGTTCACGATCGTCGGTGACGGCCCCGAACGGCCCGCCTTGGAAGCGAAAGTCCGGGCGCTCGGCACCGGCCACCGGGTCGTCTTCACCGGCATGGTTGAGCCCCAGGCGGTGGCGCGGACCATGGGACATGCGGACCTCTTTTTGTTTCCCGCCGAGCGCGAGGGGTTTGGCCTCGCCGCTGTCGAAGCGCTCGGGGCTGGCGTCCCGGTCATTGCCTGCCGCGACGGCGGCGGGGTGTTGGACATCCTGCGGGAGCCGGGCGCCGGAATGATCGTCGACCCCGGGCCGACCCGGATCGCCCAGGCCGTGGGTATCCTTCTCGGCCAGCCCGGCGCCCGCGCTGCCGCATTGCGGGCCGGCGAGGCCTGGCGGGCCCGCCTCGATCCCGACACCATCGCCCGCCGATGCGAGGCGTGGTATCAGGAGGCGCTCGGTGGGTAG
- a CDS encoding glycosyltransferase family 2 protein — protein MSSTLGTRGSALGTRPVAVSVLVPAKDEAENLPEFCRLAAEALGGGGFSFEVVVVDDGSRDPTAEVLAGLQRQYDFLRVVTHRRQQGIAEALRSGADAASGDVLVFYPADLQYLPADIPALVRPILDGEADMVTGSKQGKYEKAFVSGIYNRLCRFLFGVKVEDLNSVKAYRAEIMGIVPMRPDWHRYMIVIAAVEGYRLTSRPVPLYPRRAGISKFTWTRIPVGVLDLVSVWFQLRFGRKPMLFFGVLGAVLFLIGFLAGIVALVLRFGPWQLGFRPWLNLVEMMVISGISLFGFGFVAELVAGSREEMRQIARDLRRGNPSPPA, from the coding sequence ATGAGCTCGACACTCGGCACTCGGGGCTCGGCGCTCGGCACACGGCCGGTGGCGGTGAGTGTGTTGGTTCCAGCAAAGGATGAGGCGGAGAATCTGCCGGAGTTTTGCCGGCTGGCGGCGGAGGCCCTTGGGGGGGGCGGCTTTTCGTTCGAAGTGGTGGTGGTGGATGACGGCTCGCGCGATCCGACCGCCGAGGTGCTGGCCGGGCTCCAGAGGCAGTACGACTTCCTTCGGGTCGTAACCCACCGGCGGCAGCAGGGCATCGCGGAGGCGCTTCGGAGCGGGGCCGATGCCGCGTCCGGCGATGTGCTCGTCTTCTATCCGGCCGACCTCCAGTACCTGCCGGCCGATATCCCCGCGTTGGTGCGCCCGATCCTCGACGGCGAAGCCGACATGGTCACCGGATCGAAGCAGGGCAAGTACGAGAAGGCCTTCGTCAGCGGCATCTACAACCGGCTCTGCCGCTTCCTGTTTGGCGTGAAGGTGGAAGACCTCAATTCGGTGAAAGCCTACCGCGCCGAGATCATGGGCATCGTCCCGATGCGGCCGGATTGGCATCGCTACATGATCGTGATCGCCGCGGTCGAAGGCTATCGCCTGACCTCCCGGCCGGTCCCGCTCTACCCGCGGCGCGCCGGAATCTCGAAGTTCACTTGGACCCGGATTCCCGTCGGGGTGCTCGACCTGGTCTCGGTGTGGTTCCAACTTCGGTTCGGCCGAAAACCGATGTTGTTCTTCGGGGTGTTGGGTGCCGTCCTCTTCTTGATTGGCTTCCTCGCCGGCATCGTGGCCCTGGTGCTCCGGTTCGGGCCCTGGCAGCTCGGATTCCGGCCCTGGCTCAACTTGGTCGAGATGATGGTCATCAGCGGCATTTCGCTGTTCGGGTTCGGGTTCGTCGCCGAGCTGGTGGCCGGCTCTCGAGAAGAAATGCGCCAGATCGCCCGCGATCTCCGCCGCGGCAACCCCTCGCCGCCCGCCTAA
- the rpoN gene encoding RNA polymerase sigma-54 factor, with product MRTGLALHTGIRQELRINPRLYQAMDMLYMPMMDLQQHFKQELLTNPFLELLEPEEEEQEQNEPTAEQEKETKDKEDEIDWEEILLNGFDVGGTKQQFEEQEYLEPVCVEQRDLIDHLREQLQLTDLTPRQQLLSEEFLGNINEDGYLGASLEDIQGSVNALLDSYVEPGADHDEADGVAGEADPPSAPRPPSIPYFEISELEHMLDIVQRLDPAGVGARDLRECLVLQLRDAEEANSLSFRLVAEAFNDLIAHRWNDLAKRFGVEPGKVQAAADGLARFDPKPGLKYSSRGDGYIIPDLIVVKVDGKYHVSLNDSGVPRLRLSRSYQDVARDKKSLTQENKDFIAQKMNSANWMIQAIEQRRQTMLKVMNFIVDRQRAFFEKGVEHLKPLTLREVVEVISMHESTVSRVTNGKYVQTPRGVLPLKFFFSSALTTASGENASARSIRAKLQKMIGEEQPSKPLTDQQIVHRFKEQGIQIARRTVAKYRDQLGILPARMRKRV from the coding sequence GTGAGAACCGGACTTGCGCTCCACACGGGGATCCGTCAAGAGCTTCGGATCAATCCACGGCTGTACCAGGCCATGGACATGCTCTACATGCCGATGATGGATCTCCAGCAGCACTTCAAGCAGGAGTTGCTGACCAACCCGTTCCTCGAACTCCTGGAGCCGGAAGAAGAAGAGCAGGAGCAAAACGAACCAACAGCCGAGCAGGAAAAGGAAACCAAAGACAAGGAAGACGAGATTGACTGGGAGGAAATCCTCCTCAACGGATTCGATGTCGGCGGCACCAAGCAGCAATTCGAGGAACAGGAGTATCTGGAACCCGTGTGTGTCGAGCAGCGTGACCTGATCGACCATCTTCGGGAGCAACTCCAGTTAACGGACCTCACGCCCCGCCAACAACTGCTCAGCGAGGAGTTCCTCGGCAACATCAACGAGGACGGCTATCTCGGTGCGTCGCTCGAAGACATCCAGGGCTCCGTCAACGCACTCTTGGACTCGTACGTCGAGCCCGGCGCCGACCACGATGAGGCCGACGGGGTCGCGGGGGAAGCGGATCCTCCATCGGCGCCTCGTCCGCCGTCAATCCCATACTTCGAGATCTCGGAACTCGAGCACATGCTGGACATCGTACAGCGGCTCGATCCGGCCGGCGTCGGCGCGCGCGACCTCCGGGAGTGCCTCGTCTTGCAACTCCGGGACGCCGAGGAAGCCAACTCCCTGAGCTTCCGACTCGTGGCCGAGGCCTTCAACGATCTGATTGCCCACCGCTGGAACGACTTGGCCAAGCGCTTCGGCGTCGAGCCCGGCAAGGTCCAAGCCGCCGCCGACGGCTTGGCGCGGTTCGACCCGAAGCCAGGCCTCAAGTACTCGAGCCGCGGCGACGGCTACATCATCCCCGATTTGATCGTGGTCAAGGTCGACGGGAAGTACCATGTCAGCCTCAACGACAGCGGGGTGCCCCGGCTCCGGCTCAGCCGGTCGTATCAGGACGTCGCTCGTGACAAGAAGTCGTTGACCCAGGAGAACAAAGACTTCATCGCCCAGAAGATGAACAGCGCGAACTGGATGATTCAGGCCATCGAGCAGCGGCGCCAGACCATGCTCAAGGTCATGAACTTCATCGTCGATCGCCAACGAGCCTTCTTCGAGAAGGGCGTGGAGCACTTGAAACCGTTGACCCTCCGCGAGGTGGTCGAGGTCATCAGTATGCACGAATCGACCGTGAGCCGGGTGACCAACGGGAAGTACGTCCAGACCCCCCGCGGCGTCCTCCCGCTCAAGTTCTTCTTCTCGAGCGCCCTGACGACGGCGTCCGGCGAAAACGCCAGCGCGCGTTCGATCCGGGCCAAGCTCCAAAAGATGATCGGCGAAGAACAACCCTCGAAGCCCCTGACCGACCAGCAAATCGTCCATCGATTCAAGGAGCAGGGCATCCAGATCGCCCGGCGGACGGTGGCCAAGTACCGCGACCAGCTCGGGATCCTGCCCGCCAGGATGCGGAAGCGGGTATGA
- the lptB gene encoding LPS export ABC transporter ATP-binding protein, translating to MTSTLAGHGLNKAFRKRRVVNDVSIEVRQGEVVGLLGPNGAGKTTTFYLITGLIKPDSGRIQLDDKDITGQPMYRRARNGIGYLAQEPSVFRRMTVEDNVLAILETLPLGRAERRDRLERLLDELGLHHLRKNRAYTLSGGERRRLEITRALVTQPKFMLLDEPFAGVDPIAVHDIQTIVADLKHRGIGVLITDHNVEQMFDIVDRAYIMYDGEVRAAGTVRDLVLNDQVATLYLGPTMTARLRERLARMESTS from the coding sequence ATGACCAGCACCCTTGCCGGCCATGGCCTCAACAAGGCCTTCCGGAAACGCCGGGTGGTCAACGACGTTTCGATCGAGGTTCGCCAGGGCGAGGTCGTCGGGCTGCTCGGACCTAACGGCGCCGGGAAGACGACGACGTTCTACTTGATCACCGGTCTGATCAAGCCCGACAGCGGCCGGATCCAACTCGACGACAAGGACATCACCGGGCAGCCGATGTACCGGCGGGCCCGGAATGGAATCGGGTATCTTGCCCAGGAGCCCTCCGTGTTTCGACGGATGACGGTAGAGGATAATGTCCTCGCGATCCTCGAGACGTTGCCCCTGGGCCGGGCCGAGCGGCGCGACCGGCTTGAGCGGCTGCTAGATGAGTTGGGACTACACCACCTCCGGAAGAACCGGGCCTATACGCTGAGCGGAGGGGAACGGCGCCGGTTGGAAATTACCCGGGCTCTGGTCACTCAACCGAAGTTCATGCTGCTTGACGAACCGTTTGCCGGCGTCGACCCCATTGCCGTGCATGACATTCAGACCATCGTCGCTGATCTCAAACACCGGGGCATCGGCGTCTTGATCACCGACCATAACGTGGAACAGATGTTTGACATCGTCGATCGCGCTTACATCATGTACGACGGCGAGGTCCGCGCAGCCGGCACGGTCAGGGACTTGGTCCTGAACGACCAGGTGGCCACCCTCTACCTTGGCCCAACCATGACCGCACGGCTGCGCGAGCGCCTGGCCCGAATGGAGAGTACCTCGTGA
- the lptC gene encoding LPS export ABC transporter periplasmic protein LptC, giving the protein MRALLVVVVAGVGAGACATDGIRPNAATAPADSADQVMLKMSTDLFNEGARQNHVVAETAYVYQAAQKMDLRLLQVTFFEDGKQSSVLTATRGIYTMTNGSLDATGNVKVVSTDGRTLATQHLIYDKVALQISSDSAFTYQSRTERMTGSRFHSDLEFKYVVTDQPKGIQRSGGVILEDKR; this is encoded by the coding sequence ATGAGGGCGCTTCTCGTGGTTGTGGTCGCGGGGGTGGGCGCCGGGGCCTGCGCGACCGACGGCATTCGGCCGAACGCGGCCACCGCGCCGGCCGATAGCGCCGATCAGGTCATGCTCAAGATGAGCACGGACCTCTTCAACGAAGGAGCCCGCCAAAACCACGTCGTGGCCGAGACGGCCTACGTCTATCAGGCCGCCCAAAAGATGGACCTCCGCCTCCTTCAGGTCACCTTCTTCGAGGACGGCAAGCAATCCTCGGTCCTGACCGCCACACGCGGCATCTATACCATGACGAACGGCTCGCTCGACGCGACCGGCAACGTCAAGGTCGTCTCGACCGACGGGCGAACCCTGGCCACTCAGCATCTGATCTACGATAAGGTGGCCCTGCAGATTTCGAGCGATAGCGCGTTTACGTATCAATCACGCACCGAACGGATGACCGGGAGCCGGTTCCATTCGGACCTCGAGTTCAAGTACGTGGTCACCGATCAACCCAAGGGTATCCAGCGGAGCGGGGGCGTCATCCTCGAGGACAAGCGATGA
- a CDS encoding KpsF/GutQ family sugar-phosphate isomerase → MTSVLEAGRRVLRLEATAVARAGQMLGTGFTTGVELLQAATGRIIVSGVGKSGLVARKIAATLTSTGSPAAFLHPTDSLHGDLGIIGPGDAAILLSKSGETEELFGLLDMLGRKAVPILAITGGLQSTLARAARVVLDAGVDEEACPHDLAPTTSTTVALALGDALAVALLEQKGFSREAFACLHPGGQLGRRLLLRVHHVMQPPGMTLEPADPMRQAIEHLAHQRGIALVVSQGRLQGVITAGDLSRIAERNPEYWDLEVRQVMTDAPKTVGAEEPAITATGLMERFGIMALPVTDEAGSLCGVVHLHDLMRAGAV, encoded by the coding sequence ATGACCAGCGTGCTCGAGGCCGGCCGCCGGGTCCTCCGCTTGGAAGCGACTGCCGTGGCCCGCGCCGGCCAGATGCTCGGCACCGGTTTCACCACCGGCGTGGAGTTGCTCCAGGCGGCCACCGGGCGGATCATCGTGTCGGGCGTCGGCAAATCGGGGCTGGTGGCCCGGAAGATCGCCGCGACGCTGACCTCGACGGGGTCGCCAGCGGCCTTTCTCCATCCGACCGACAGCCTCCATGGTGATCTCGGTATCATCGGCCCGGGCGATGCCGCCATTCTGCTCAGCAAGAGCGGGGAAACCGAGGAACTCTTCGGCCTGCTCGACATGCTGGGGCGGAAAGCGGTCCCGATCCTCGCCATCACCGGCGGCCTCCAATCCACTCTGGCCCGGGCGGCTCGGGTGGTCCTCGATGCCGGGGTCGACGAGGAAGCCTGCCCGCACGACTTGGCCCCGACCACCAGTACCACGGTGGCTTTGGCGTTAGGCGACGCGTTGGCGGTGGCGCTCTTGGAGCAGAAGGGGTTCTCGCGCGAGGCCTTTGCGTGCCTCCACCCGGGCGGCCAGCTCGGGCGGCGATTGCTCCTCAGGGTCCACCATGTCATGCAGCCCCCCGGTATGACCCTGGAACCGGCCGATCCGATGCGCCAGGCGATCGAACATCTGGCCCACCAGCGCGGCATTGCGTTGGTGGTCAGCCAGGGCCGGCTGCAGGGCGTCATTACTGCGGGTGATTTGTCCCGCATTGCCGAACGGAACCCAGAGTACTGGGACCTCGAGGTTCGTCAGGTCATGACCGATGCCCCGAAAACCGTCGGCGCCGAGGAGCCGGCCATTACAGCGACCGGCCTGATGGAGCGGTTCGGCATCATGGCACTCCCGGTTACCGACGAGGCCGGGAGCCTCTGCGGGGTGGTCCACCTCCACGACCTGATGCGGGCTGGCGCGGTATGA
- a CDS encoding phenylphosphate carboxylase subunit delta: MDPVLARRIRLLALDVDGVLTDNGIFLGPVDGRRVELKRFDIQDGLGIRLLQGTPIEVVWISARESEATRLRADELNIGALIQDSGGRKLPALAALLTARGLDWTEVAFVGDDLADLSVMERVGLPIAVANATDEIKAVAKWTTMRSGGQGAVREVIEALLKARGEWATVVARYRAARDVA; encoded by the coding sequence GTGGATCCCGTCCTGGCCCGTCGCATCCGCTTGCTGGCCCTCGACGTTGACGGCGTCCTGACCGACAACGGCATCTTCCTCGGGCCGGTTGATGGACGGCGGGTCGAACTCAAGCGGTTCGACATTCAGGATGGGCTCGGAATCCGGCTGTTGCAAGGCACCCCGATCGAGGTCGTCTGGATCAGCGCGCGGGAGTCGGAGGCCACCCGCCTCCGCGCCGACGAGCTCAACATTGGAGCATTGATCCAAGACAGCGGCGGCCGGAAGCTCCCGGCCCTTGCCGCGTTGCTCACCGCGCGCGGCCTCGATTGGACGGAGGTGGCGTTCGTCGGCGACGACCTCGCGGATTTGAGCGTGATGGAGCGGGTCGGTTTGCCGATCGCAGTGGCCAACGCAACCGACGAGATCAAGGCGGTGGCAAAATGGACCACCATGCGGTCGGGCGGCCAGGGGGCGGTCCGGGAAGTGATCGAGGCTCTCCTCAAAGCCCGGGGCGAGTGGGCGACGGTCGTGGCGCGGTACCGGGCCGCGCGGGACGTCGCATGA
- a CDS encoding 3-deoxy-8-phosphooctulonate synthase gives MTWRFQSPESPCLIAGPCVVEDAETMLVVAERLVRLGRALGVAVCFKASFDKANRSRGDAPRGPGLAAGLAALARVRDASGLPILSDVHEVDQVAAVAEVADVLQVPAFLCRQTDLLVACGRTGKPVNVKKGQWMDPASMAGAVEKVRLGGSTEVATTERGTFFGYGDLVVDMRNFDRMRAATGGPVLFDATHSVQRPGQGVAGSSGGARDAIPGLMMAAAGAGVDGFFLETHPDPSRASSDRETQWPLEQVEHLVSRAVAVWRTARGV, from the coding sequence GTGACCTGGCGCTTTCAGTCCCCGGAATCACCCTGCCTGATTGCGGGGCCTTGCGTCGTGGAGGATGCCGAGACGATGCTGGTGGTGGCTGAACGGTTGGTCCGCCTGGGCCGCGCCCTCGGCGTGGCGGTCTGTTTCAAAGCGAGCTTCGACAAAGCCAACCGCTCCCGCGGCGATGCGCCGCGGGGTCCCGGATTGGCGGCGGGCCTCGCGGCGTTGGCCCGCGTCCGCGACGCCTCCGGCCTCCCAATCCTCTCCGACGTCCACGAAGTCGATCAGGTCGCGGCGGTCGCCGAGGTCGCCGATGTTCTCCAGGTTCCGGCGTTTCTCTGCCGTCAGACCGACCTGCTCGTTGCCTGCGGACGGACCGGCAAGCCGGTCAACGTCAAGAAGGGCCAATGGATGGACCCCGCCTCCATGGCCGGCGCGGTCGAGAAAGTCCGGCTCGGCGGCTCCACCGAGGTGGCCACCACTGAACGAGGGACGTTCTTCGGGTACGGCGACTTAGTCGTCGATATGCGAAACTTCGATCGGATGCGGGCGGCCACCGGAGGGCCGGTGCTCTTCGACGCAACCCACTCCGTCCAGCGGCCGGGGCAGGGTGTGGCGGGCTCGAGCGGCGGCGCCCGGGACGCGATTCCCGGCCTCATGATGGCGGCCGCGGGCGCGGGGGTCGACGGATTCTTCCTCGAAACCCATCCCGACCCGTCCCGAGCCAGCAGCGACCGCGAGACCCAGTGGCCGCTCGAACAAGTCGAGCACTTGGTCAGCCGCGCGGTCGCGGTCTGGCGGACGGCCCGTGGAGTGTAG